The following nucleotide sequence is from Brachyspira suanatina.
TTTTATTAATATATTGTTATATATGTAAGTATATTGAATATTTTTTTTTATTTGTTATACTTAGAAAATCAATTATTAGTCAAGGAGAAATATATGAGTTTAAATATAGAAGATAAAGGAAAAGTTAAAGTTGTAAGTTTAGTTGGTAAATTAGATGTTAATTTATCAGTATCTATTGAAGCTGAATTAGAGCAATTAGTAGAATCAGGTTCTATTAATTTAATATTAGAATTATCAGGTATTGAATATTTAAGTTCAAGCGGTATAAGAGTATTCATTTCTATAATGAGAAAAATTAAAGATAAAAATGGAAGATTAGTATTAGCTTGTGTTCCTGATATAATTAAAAAGATATTAAAAACAGTAGAATTAGAAGATTTATTTGAAGTATATGAAAGCGTAGATGATGCCGTAGCTTCATTTTAATATTTTAGATTGATTTTATTTGTTTTTTTTGTATAATACTTTACATATGGTTTTAGTTTTGTAATAAATTATTATAATTGGAAGAGTATGAGATTAAAGTGTTATATGAAATTTAAAATATTAATTTTATTTTCTTTTATTCTATTTGCT
It contains:
- a CDS encoding STAS domain-containing protein, which gives rise to MSLNIEDKGKVKVVSLVGKLDVNLSVSIEAELEQLVESGSINLILELSGIEYLSSSGIRVFISIMRKIKDKNGRLVLACVPDIIKKILKTVELEDLFEVYESVDDAVASF